Proteins encoded within one genomic window of Desulfatiglans sp.:
- a CDS encoding dihydroorotate dehydrogenase encodes MTINPDISVALGSLKLKSPVMTASGTFGYGKEFDDLIDLNRLGAIVVKGISLRPMKGNPPPRIVETPAGMLNAIGLANIGIEGFLKDKLPWLNTLNTEVIVNIYGHSINEYGELACAFKGVKGVSAIEVNISCPNVDKGGLVFGKDPEMSARVTETAVKNTDKPVIVKLTPNVSDITLLAKAVEQAGAHALSVINTLTGMAVDINTRRPRLGNVSGGLSGPAIKPVALYMVYQAARAVKIPVIGIGGILNATDALEFMIAGASAVQVGTANFINPRASIEIIEGIRNYCIEKGINKIVDIVGSLITARQG; translated from the coding sequence ATGACCATAAACCCTGATATCTCTGTAGCTTTAGGCAGCCTGAAACTCAAGAGCCCTGTTATGACAGCATCCGGCACATTCGGTTACGGAAAGGAATTTGATGATCTCATTGATCTGAACCGGCTCGGGGCCATTGTTGTAAAGGGGATATCTTTAAGGCCCATGAAAGGTAATCCCCCTCCAAGGATTGTTGAAACACCGGCTGGCATGCTTAATGCCATTGGGCTTGCCAATATAGGCATAGAAGGCTTTCTTAAGGATAAACTTCCGTGGCTCAATACCCTGAACACAGAGGTTATAGTCAATATTTACGGGCACAGTATTAATGAATATGGTGAACTTGCATGCGCGTTCAAGGGGGTAAAAGGTGTCTCTGCCATTGAGGTGAATATCTCATGCCCCAATGTGGATAAGGGGGGGCTTGTGTTCGGGAAAGACCCAGAAATGTCAGCAAGGGTAACTGAGACCGCGGTAAAGAACACAGATAAACCTGTAATTGTAAAGCTTACCCCGAATGTCTCAGACATAACCCTGCTTGCAAAGGCAGTGGAACAGGCAGGCGCACATGCACTTTCTGTAATCAATACCCTTACAGGAATGGCAGTGGATATAAATACCAGGCGTCCAAGGCTTGGGAATGTATCAGGGGGCTTATCAGGGCCTGCCATAAAGCCGGTTGCCCTTTATATGGTCTATCAGGCTGCCCGTGCAGTAAAAATCCCTGTTATAGGGATTGGCGGTATATTGAATGCCACTGATGCCCTTGAGTTTATGATTGCAGGGGCCTCTGCGGTGCAGGTGGGGACAGCGAACTTTATTAATCCCAGGGCCTCTATCGAGATTATAGAGGGCATCAGAAACTACTGCATTGAAAAGGGCATTAACAAAATCGTTGATATTGTGGGAAGCCTTATAACAGCAAGGCAGGGCTAG
- a CDS encoding Lrp/AsnC family transcriptional regulator: protein MPDELDKKIISFLQKDIPVQPMPYKILADQLSVSEDEILNRIREMVAGGVIRRLGATLYHQQAGFKANAMVAWVIAEKEIDEIGHIMAGFKEVTHCYHRWPQRDWRYNLFTMIHGESREECHEIARKMSKRTGVKDYSLLFSEKEFKKTSMEYY, encoded by the coding sequence ATGCCGGATGAACTTGATAAAAAAATCATTAGCTTTCTTCAGAAGGATATACCTGTTCAGCCCATGCCCTATAAAATACTTGCTGATCAGCTCAGTGTTTCAGAGGATGAAATACTGAACCGGATCAGGGAAATGGTAGCTGGAGGGGTAATCAGGCGTCTGGGTGCAACCCTCTATCACCAGCAGGCAGGATTCAAGGCCAATGCAATGGTGGCATGGGTGATCGCGGAAAAAGAGATTGATGAAATCGGGCATATCATGGCCGGGTTCAAAGAGGTGACACACTGTTATCACCGGTGGCCTCAAAGGGATTGGCGATACAACCTCTTTACCATGATACACGGGGAATCCAGAGAAGAATGCCATGAGATAGCCCGCAAGATGTCGAAGCGGACAGGTGTTAAGGATTATTCCCTCCTCTTCAGCGA